A genome region from Cryptococcus neoformans var. neoformans B-3501A chromosome 8, whole genome shotgun sequence includes the following:
- a CDS encoding hypothetical protein (HMMPfam hit to VHS, VHS domain, score: 37.1, E(): 4.5e-08) has product MSKAGNYLKTAISMVTSLEEGKPHSSITDWIEVLSSDRYEELSLDGISELVESVNILGSQGTTEASRAIRKKLKYGNVHRQIRALVILRALTENAGKGFQLNWANEQLMERLRLMAADQLTDPKVKRMLLLVFHAWSLQYKDEPRMHEVAGLYRKYTGHGTRPAPRKPTTASSPTTATSATAGHGTFDDIFSHDWNPAPGNRGADTYTDLAAAKADAEERKRAREARIALEQREAEIERRERELRRKRDMAEIEERRRKDAAEEAENRRKLKEQGKKKNQQPKRLPFSFEKEKPQIMVAVANAIQCANNLVNACRLVNREVENVTESPKVQDNLDKAKVARRSVIKYIQLVTDEEYVGTLLDANERIVEAIQLYDRLSKPAVLDSDSEDDAADVSALHKRLAAQKLEADRTGELQKIQEDQKRESARRQQRQLLRQASETGTPVRGTQQPSSTYSDLQDLDFGSIAHTQANLPPPMRPDSGDDESYGGSLSDFSDYDSSDAEWQAVHGSGSVANKGAPTAGPSSRVPRQYASLEDDYPGQSGLLAKEDDNPFGDPFADELDTPVQEKQRLQWAEI; this is encoded by the exons ATGTCCAAGGCAGGCAACTACCTAAAGACAGCCATTTCCATGGTCACGTCTCTCGAAGAGGGCAAACCCCACTCTTCAATCACAGACTGGATCGAGGTCCTCTCTTCGGACAGATACGAGGAACTCAGTCTGGATGGCATTTCAGAGCTTGTCGAGAGCGTGAACATCCTTGGATCCCAGGGCACTACC GAAGCTTCGCGAGCTATcaggaagaagctcaagTACGGTAACGTCCATCGTCAAATCCGAGCGCTTGTCATCCTTCGGGCTCTCACAGAGAATGCGGGAAAGGGATTCCAGCTCAACTGGGCCAATGAGCAGTTGATGGAGCGTCTCAGATTGATGGCAGCCGAC CAATTAACCGATCCCAAGGTTAAGAGGATGCTTTTACTCGTGTTCCATGCCTGGTCTTTGCAGTATAAG GACGAGCCAAGGATGCACGAGGTTGCCGGGCTTTACCGAAAGTACACCGGGCACGGTACTAGGCCTGCCCCTAGAAAG CCCACCACTGCATCATCTCCTACCACTGCCACCTCTGCTACCGCTGGACATGGTACATTCGACGACATTTTCTCACACGATTGGAATCCTGCCCCTGGCAACAGAGGCGCCGACACCTACACCGAccttgctgctgccaaGGCTGACGCGGAGGAACGAAAACGCGCTCGCGAGGCCCGTATCGCCCTCGAGCAACGTGAAGCGGAGAttgagaggagggagagggagctgcgaaggaagagagatatggctgagattgaagagaggagaagaaaagatgctGCTGAGGAAGCTGAGAATAGGAGGAAGTTGAAGGagcaagggaagaagaagaaccaGCAGCCGAAGAGGTTGCCTTTCAGtttcgagaaggagaagccTCAGATCATGGTGGCCGTCGCGAATGCGATCCAATGTGCCAATAATCTCGTCAATGCTTGTCGT CTTGTCAACAGAGAGGTTGAGAACGTTACTGAGAGCCCCAAAGTACAAGACAATCTCGACAAAGCCAAGGTGGCGAGGAGATCAGTCATTAAATACATCCAACTTGTCACTGACGAAGAATACGTTGGGACACTGTTGGACGCCAATGAGCGGATTGTCGAAGCCATTCAACTCTATGACAGG CTTTCCAAACCCGCTGTATTGGACTCTGACTCCGAGGACGACGCAGCCGACGTGTCTGCTCTGCACAAGCGACTCGCCGCCCAAAAGCTTGAAGCTGACCGTACGGGCGAGCTCCAAAAGATCCAGGAAGACCAGAAACGCGAGTCGGCGAGGCGGCAGCAAAGACAGCTCTTGCGTCAGGCGAGCGAGACGGGGACCCCTGTCCGAGGTACCCAGcaaccttcttcgacaTACTCGGATTTGCAGGATCTGGACTTTGGAAGTATCGCGCATACCCAGGCGAACTTGCCTCCACCTATGAGGCCTGACTCCGGGGATGATGAGTCTTACGGGGG CTCTTTGTCAGACTTTTCAGATTATGATTCATCCGACGCCGAATGGCAAGCTGTCCATGGTTCTGGCTCTGTGGCCAATAAGGGAGCTCCTACTGCTGGCCCTTCGAGTCGCGTCCCTCGACAGTATGCTTCATTGGAAGACGATTACCCTGGACAGAGCGGATTATTggcgaaagaagatgataaCCCATTTGGGGATCCCTTTGCGGATGAACTGGACACCCCTGTGCaggagaagcagagatTGCAGT GGGCGGAGATCTAA
- a CDS encoding hypothetical protein (Match to ESTs gb|CF193513.1|CF193513, gb|CF189187.1|CF189187, gb|CF193512.1|CF193512; HMMPfam hit to YEATS, YEATS family, score: 131.1, E(): 2.5e-36), producing the protein MSSERVRGIQVHRPIIFGSHARLLTEAEKQLAPAGHTHKWTVFLNSAASPPLKQGEPPDYEDIDYLPGGADDLSYFIRKVTFKLHETYATPNRVIDKPPYRVSETGWGEFTVQIRIQLIPESSEKPLGLQHNIKLHHWGAPVEPLPVVSGAPTPTPVPTESNTEVKLEPDTPAPLEESVTPAPTIQRPASEPATNEPGSNQGTPAPPGGDSTEQIKVDVATPALEVIEPSATPAPLSLAARLPIHAWQYDEIVFSDPPRQFLDILNAHPPTPLPAKSRRPRDQREDYEARKKGKSAARGASVTASARASRAGTVDTAAAGTPAPAQIGIPGEPGSADVPLEFTQEMLKGEHNAMLDARVKIVEQMDRWRERLIALEKELAKAKEDVKATAAM; encoded by the exons ATGTCCAGCGAAAGAGTCAGG GGAATACAAGTCCATAGGCCGATCATCTTTGGCTCCCACGCCAGGCTCCTAACCGAGGCTGAGAAGCAGTTGGCTCCCGCAGGAC ACACTCATAAGTGGACTGTGTTTCTCAACTCTGCagcttctcctcctttaaAGCAAGGGGAGCCACCTGATTATGAGGATATCGACTATCTGCCCGGAGGAGCGGATGACCTGTCATATTTTATCAGAAAAGTGACATTCAAGCTCCACGAAACGTATGCGACACCTAATAGAG tcaTCGACAAGCCTCCTTATCGAGTCTCTGAAACAGGATGGGGTGAATTCACCGTCCAGATCCGAATCCAGCTCATCCCGGAATCATCTGAAAAGCCTCTTGGCCTGCAACATAATATCAAATTACATCACTGGGGCGCGCCTGTTGAGCCTTTGCCTGTGGTATCAGGTGCCCCTACGCCAACTCCTGTGCCTACAGAAAGCAATACCGAAGTCAAGTTGGAACCTGACACGCCTGCGCCTCTAGAGGAGTCAGTTACTCCCGCTCCAACAATCCAGCGACCTGCCAGTGAGCCCGCCACAAACGAACCGGGTTCAAATCAAGGGACACCAGCGCCTCCTGGCGGAGACTCGACCGAGCAAATCAAGGTCGATGTTGCTACACCAGCCCTGGAGGTGATTGAACCTTCAGCTACCCCAGCTCCTCTCTCACTTGCCGCCAGACTACCTATTCACGCTTGGCAATACGATGAAATTGTATTTTCAGACCCTCCTCGGCAATTCCTCGATATTCTCAACGCCCATCCACCTACCCCTCTTCCCGCAAAGAGTCGACGACCAAGAGATCAGAGGGAGGATTATGAGGCTCGTAAAAAGGGCAAGTCTGCGGCGAGGGGTGCAAGTGTAACAGCATCTGCGCGGGCGAGTCGAGCAGGCACTGTGGACACGGCTGCAGCTGGTACACCAGCGCCGGCACAGATTGGGATACCAGGAGAGCCCGGGAGTGCGGATGTGCCTTTGGAGTTTACACAAGAGATGCTCAAGGGTGAGCATAACGCAATGTTAGATGCGAGGGTCAAGATTGTCGAGCAAATGGATAGGTGGAG AGAACGACTTATCGCTCTGGAAAAGGAGCTGGCCAAGGCgaaagaagatgtcaagGCGACAGCGGCCATGTAA